One genomic window of Paenibacillus xylanilyticus includes the following:
- a CDS encoding ABC transporter substrate-binding protein, whose product MHGISWRKRSSQAGLSLLLLCAVGLAGCTQGASSVQESQALAASHPRDELVLAVGTEPEGGFDPTTGWGQYGSPLFQSTLLKRDAKLQLVNDLATDYSVSEDGLTWTVSLRDDVKFSDGEPLTAEDVKFTFETAASSGSVIDLTNMAKVQAPDSTTVVFTLKSPQSTFISILTTLGIVPEHAYGSDYAEHPVGSGPYKLVQWDKGQQAIVEANEQYYGQKSAFRKLTFLYLDEDAAFAAAQAGSVDIAAIPAAFSKQQVSGMTLESVKTVDNRGIMFPMQPAGGTSADGFPAGNDVTSDLAIRQAVNVAIDRNALVEGVLEGHGRPAYSVSDDLPWGNPDAVFADADVQEAQRILTAGGWADTDGDGVVEKNGMDAEFNLLYFAGDLTRQSLALAAADMAAQAGIKINVEGKSREETKKQAYANAVLFGWGSHDPLETYNLYSSTHKGEGYYNVGLYSNPAVDSWMQQALQATSEEAALPFWQKAEWDGKTGFSYQGDAPWAWLVNIDHLYLVKDGLNIGEQQIHPHGHGWPVTSNLEEWSWDDNSK is encoded by the coding sequence ATGCACGGGATTTCATGGAGAAAACGTTCAAGTCAGGCAGGGCTTAGTCTTTTACTATTGTGTGCAGTTGGACTCGCAGGATGTACGCAAGGTGCTTCATCGGTTCAGGAGAGTCAGGCACTTGCAGCTTCTCACCCGAGGGATGAGCTGGTGCTTGCGGTAGGCACAGAGCCGGAAGGCGGGTTTGATCCGACAACGGGCTGGGGGCAGTATGGTTCGCCGCTTTTTCAGAGTACTCTGCTAAAAAGGGATGCTAAGCTGCAACTGGTCAATGACCTGGCAACAGATTATTCCGTTAGTGAAGACGGGCTCACATGGACCGTTTCGCTGCGGGATGACGTGAAGTTTTCGGATGGTGAACCGCTGACGGCGGAAGATGTAAAGTTCACATTTGAAACAGCGGCCAGCAGCGGATCGGTGATTGATTTGACAAATATGGCCAAAGTGCAGGCCCCCGATTCAACAACGGTCGTCTTTACATTGAAGTCTCCGCAGTCCACGTTTATCAGTATTCTGACTACACTTGGAATTGTGCCTGAACATGCCTATGGCTCCGATTATGCTGAGCATCCTGTCGGCTCCGGCCCGTACAAGCTGGTGCAGTGGGATAAGGGACAACAGGCCATTGTGGAAGCAAACGAGCAATACTACGGTCAAAAGTCTGCATTCCGCAAACTGACATTTCTCTATCTGGACGAGGATGCAGCCTTCGCGGCAGCCCAAGCGGGTTCAGTCGACATTGCAGCCATTCCCGCCGCTTTCAGCAAGCAGCAGGTAAGCGGCATGACGCTGGAATCGGTCAAAACCGTGGATAACCGGGGAATCATGTTCCCGATGCAGCCTGCGGGCGGTACTTCTGCTGACGGTTTCCCTGCTGGGAACGATGTGACGTCCGACCTTGCCATCCGCCAAGCGGTGAACGTAGCCATTGACCGTAATGCGTTGGTTGAAGGCGTGCTGGAGGGTCATGGTCGTCCTGCATACTCGGTCAGTGATGATCTGCCTTGGGGTAATCCGGACGCTGTATTTGCAGATGCGGATGTCCAAGAAGCGCAGCGGATACTGACGGCTGGCGGCTGGGCAGATACAGACGGTGATGGCGTGGTGGAGAAAAACGGCATGGATGCCGAGTTCAACCTGCTCTATTTTGCAGGAGATCTGACCAGACAATCCCTTGCCCTTGCTGCTGCGGATATGGCGGCCCAGGCTGGTATCAAAATCAATGTGGAAGGCAAGAGCCGTGAAGAGACGAAAAAGCAGGCTTACGCCAATGCCGTGTTATTCGGATGGGGAAGTCATGACCCGCTGGAAACCTACAATCTGTACAGCAGCACGCACAAGGGGGAGGGATACTACAATGTGGGGCTGTATTCCAACCCGGCGGTGGATAGCTGGATGCAGCAGGCCCTCCAAGCTACGAGTGAAGAAGCAGCCCTTCCGTTCTGGCAGAAGGCAGAGTGGGACGGGAAGACGGGATTCAGCTATCAGGGCGACGCCCCTTGGGCATGGCTGGTCAATATTGATCACCTGTATCTGGTCAAGGATGGCCTGAACATTGGTGAACAACAGATTCACCCCCATGGACATGGCTGGCCGGTGACATCCAATCTGGAGGAATGGTCCTGGGATGACAACTCGAAGTAG
- a CDS encoding leucine-rich repeat domain-containing protein, with protein sequence MPNPFVKSLIVLCLMLLVIPTTTILAAPLVKDPVLAQVIRTDLKLSGKKELKASHLKKLKSLYAMDAKRKISSLQGLEYAVNIVELVLPGHQIKNIKPLSKLTKINLLSLDGNQITDLSPLAGLRNLESLLISDNQIRSLEPLKNLRNLTSLLASGNQVSDLRPLQKTNLEWIIMDHNRIQDLTPLKNHPTLQYLYLQDNLIQDIAVLETIPHLTEVYLGNNPLNEHAEQVIKNLEKNGVIVSLEITEADESK encoded by the coding sequence ATGCCTAATCCATTTGTAAAAAGTTTAATCGTATTGTGTTTGATGCTTTTAGTAATACCGACAACAACAATTTTGGCAGCCCCACTCGTTAAGGATCCCGTTTTGGCACAAGTCATTCGAACAGATTTGAAGCTATCGGGTAAAAAAGAACTGAAAGCAAGCCATTTGAAAAAATTAAAATCCCTATATGCAATGGATGCAAAGCGTAAGATTTCAAGTCTGCAAGGACTTGAATATGCAGTTAACATAGTGGAATTAGTCCTACCTGGCCATCAAATTAAAAATATAAAACCACTCTCCAAGCTGACAAAAATAAACCTATTGTCTTTAGACGGAAATCAAATTACAGATCTATCTCCTCTTGCAGGATTACGCAATTTGGAAAGTTTATTAATTAGCGATAACCAAATAAGAAGTCTAGAACCTTTAAAAAACTTGCGCAATCTTACAAGTTTGCTTGCCAGCGGAAATCAGGTATCGGACTTAAGGCCACTTCAGAAGACGAATCTCGAATGGATCATTATGGACCATAATCGGATTCAGGATTTGACACCATTAAAGAACCATCCAACTTTACAATATCTATATCTGCAAGATAACCTCATTCAGGATATTGCTGTGCTTGAAACCATACCTCATTTAACCGAGGTATATTTGGGCAATAACCCGCTGAATGAGCATGCGGAACAGGTCATAAAAAATCTAGAGAAAAACGGAGTCATTGTAAGCCTGGAGATCACTGAGGCTGATGAATCAAAATAA
- a CDS encoding MalY/PatB family protein, whose protein sequence is MMKKNTFDEPINRLSTGSEKWDALEEIFGVADALPMWVADMDFAAPPSVIEALQTRMEHGIFGYTVRTDAYHEALRGWMERRHNWKINDDWVVFTPGIVPALSIAVQRFTAPGDAVAIQTPVYAPFYEVVRGQGRELMTNPLRLEDGHYTMDLEHLESCLQTGRVKMLILCSPHNPVGRVWSREELEGLAALCVQYNVLVVSDEIHADLVHQRGTHTPLSQVSEAIADLSIICTAPSKTFNIPGLCTSNIIIPNASLRASFAQGVKTMGLASISTLGAIAAEAAYNGAEQWLDDCLAYIRGNMEYVQEYAAKHMPDVGIDLPEATYLLWMDFSKLGVPQEELVRLLLNEAGLALNDGTVFGSEGTGYMRMNVACPRSTVEEAMRRLSLMVNQLNKQN, encoded by the coding sequence CGGTTCGGAGAAATGGGACGCACTTGAGGAAATCTTTGGCGTGGCCGATGCACTGCCTATGTGGGTGGCGGATATGGATTTTGCTGCACCACCATCTGTTATTGAGGCATTGCAGACACGGATGGAACATGGCATTTTCGGTTATACCGTGCGCACGGATGCATATCACGAAGCCCTGAGAGGATGGATGGAACGACGCCACAACTGGAAGATCAACGATGATTGGGTTGTGTTTACACCTGGAATCGTTCCAGCCCTAAGCATTGCCGTTCAACGTTTTACGGCACCGGGTGATGCTGTTGCGATTCAAACTCCAGTCTATGCCCCCTTCTATGAAGTGGTACGTGGCCAGGGCAGAGAATTGATGACGAATCCCCTCCGTCTCGAAGACGGGCATTACACCATGGATCTGGAACATCTGGAATCCTGCCTGCAGACAGGCCGGGTGAAGATGCTTATCCTTTGCAGCCCTCATAATCCTGTTGGACGTGTATGGTCTCGCGAGGAGCTTGAAGGCCTTGCTGCCCTGTGCGTGCAATATAATGTACTTGTGGTGTCGGATGAAATTCATGCCGATCTTGTGCACCAACGCGGCACGCATACTCCGCTGTCCCAGGTTTCGGAGGCCATTGCCGACCTGAGCATCATCTGCACGGCACCAAGCAAAACATTCAATATTCCCGGTCTATGCACCTCGAATATCATCATTCCGAATGCCTCCTTGCGTGCATCCTTTGCCCAGGGCGTCAAAACGATGGGCCTCGCCAGTATCAGCACACTGGGCGCCATTGCAGCCGAGGCTGCATACAACGGAGCCGAACAATGGCTGGACGACTGCCTTGCCTATATTCGGGGGAACATGGAATACGTTCAGGAGTATGCGGCGAAGCACATGCCTGATGTTGGCATTGATTTGCCGGAAGCGACCTATCTGCTCTGGATGGACTTCAGCAAGCTGGGTGTTCCCCAGGAAGAGCTTGTACGGCTGCTCCTGAACGAAGCAGGTCTCGCCCTCAATGACGGCACCGTCTTCGGATCGGAAGGCACGGGATACATGCGGATGAATGTCGCCTGTCCACGGTCCACGGTTGAAGAAGCGATGCGCAGATTATCCCTGATGGTGAATCAATTGAACAAACAAAACTAG
- a CDS encoding ABC transporter permease — translation MKQEMEQSSRPIRAVPRLRSGGSEETEKRNYGKRWRRQAELSPGVSGFEKQRSYANPRKRALIWGSLALGWVVIVWLAGFVLPAESTLTSLKERNLAPLWAHPFGTDWLGRDMFMRTLKGLTTSIQVGLLAACGGGIVALVLGLIAASGKLADRLVSWLIDLFLSVPHLVSLVMLAFVFGGGLPGVAAAIALTHWPNLARIVRAEMIQLKSADYIHISRRLGQSRFRIATQHMLPHLVPQLFVGTLLIFPHAILHEAAITFLGLGLSPQQPAIGIILSESMRYLSAGMWWLAFFPGLALLLVVRAFDVLGNSFKVLTGTGSSREGG, via the coding sequence ATGAAGCAGGAAATGGAGCAGTCCTCCAGACCCATTCGTGCTGTGCCGCGGCTGCGATCGGGCGGATCTGAAGAAACGGAGAAGCGGAATTACGGTAAACGGTGGAGGCGTCAAGCCGAATTGTCTCCAGGCGTGTCTGGATTCGAGAAGCAGCGGAGCTATGCCAACCCGCGCAAACGGGCCTTGATCTGGGGGAGTCTGGCACTCGGCTGGGTTGTTATCGTATGGCTGGCAGGGTTCGTGCTCCCCGCAGAGTCCACGCTAACTTCGTTGAAAGAGCGGAATTTGGCCCCGTTATGGGCACATCCCTTCGGTACGGACTGGTTGGGACGGGACATGTTCATGCGTACGCTGAAGGGATTAACGACCAGCATTCAGGTTGGTTTGCTGGCTGCGTGCGGAGGAGGGATCGTGGCACTCGTGCTGGGATTGATCGCTGCTTCAGGCAAGCTTGCCGACAGGTTGGTTTCATGGCTAATTGATCTGTTCCTGAGTGTACCTCATCTGGTGTCCCTCGTGATGCTGGCCTTTGTCTTCGGTGGAGGCCTGCCTGGTGTGGCTGCAGCCATCGCCCTGACGCACTGGCCGAATCTGGCCCGGATTGTTCGTGCGGAGATGATTCAGCTGAAGTCGGCAGATTATATTCATATTTCCCGCAGGCTGGGCCAATCCCGGTTCAGGATTGCTACACAGCACATGCTTCCTCACTTGGTACCACAGTTGTTCGTGGGTACATTGCTGATCTTCCCTCATGCCATTTTGCATGAGGCTGCAATTACGTTTCTGGGGCTCGGGCTGTCGCCTCAGCAGCCGGCCATTGGGATTATTTTGTCAGAGTCGATGAGATATCTGTCCGCAGGCATGTGGTGGCTTGCTTTTTTCCCAGGGCTGGCGCTGTTATTGGTCGTTCGTGCCTTTGATGTGCTCGGGAACAGTTTTAAAGTGTTGACAGGGACAGGTAGTTCAAGGGAGGGAGGATAA
- a CDS encoding ABC transporter permease: MTGILEWGRYVGVKLLRLLSLLAGVSVVAFILMQFSPVDPIEAYIGGDMIRVSAEQRSLIEERWGLNDPPAQRLFTWGQALLQGDLGTSMIYRQPVADIIQERFLNSVALMAVAWILSGLIGFSLGVVAAMKRESMLDRLICWYCYTLASTPVFWIALLLLMVFGVWLGWLPVGLGVPAGMAADQVTWTDRAIHMVLPALTLSLTGVAAIALHTRQKLLDVLDSDYILFARARGERGVQLFRRHGFRHVVLPALTLQFASFSELFGGAVLAEQVFSYPGLGQATVQAGLRGDVPLLLGLVLCSTIFVFTGNLLADILYRFIDPRMKEELLT, encoded by the coding sequence ATGACAGGCATTCTTGAATGGGGAAGGTATGTTGGGGTGAAGCTGCTGCGACTCCTATCACTGCTGGCAGGAGTCAGCGTGGTGGCTTTTATATTGATGCAGTTCTCGCCTGTGGACCCGATTGAGGCCTACATCGGGGGAGACATGATCAGAGTGAGCGCCGAGCAGCGAAGTCTGATTGAAGAGCGGTGGGGATTGAATGACCCGCCTGCCCAGCGTCTGTTCACCTGGGGACAGGCATTACTCCAGGGTGATCTGGGAACGTCGATGATCTACAGACAGCCGGTTGCGGATATCATTCAGGAACGATTCCTGAATTCTGTCGCGCTTATGGCGGTGGCATGGATTTTATCCGGACTGATTGGCTTCAGTCTGGGTGTAGTCGCAGCAATGAAACGGGAATCCATGCTGGATCGCTTGATCTGCTGGTATTGCTATACGCTGGCTTCCACTCCGGTATTCTGGATTGCCTTGCTGCTGCTTATGGTGTTCGGCGTGTGGCTCGGCTGGCTTCCGGTTGGCTTGGGTGTTCCCGCAGGGATGGCAGCTGATCAGGTGACATGGACAGATCGAGCCATTCATATGGTTCTTCCTGCATTAACCCTGAGTCTGACCGGTGTGGCAGCCATTGCTCTGCATACCCGCCAGAAGCTGCTGGATGTGCTGGACTCGGACTATATACTCTTCGCCAGAGCTAGGGGCGAACGTGGCGTGCAGCTGTTCCGCAGGCATGGGTTCAGACATGTCGTGCTGCCTGCGTTAACGCTGCAGTTTGCTTCATTCAGTGAACTGTTTGGAGGGGCTGTTCTTGCAGAACAGGTATTTTCTTATCCGGGCCTGGGACAGGCCACCGTTCAGGCTGGACTGCGAGGGGATGTGCCGCTGCTGCTCGGACTTGTACTGTGCAGTACGATCTTTGTTTTTACTGGCAATCTGCTGGCAGACATACTCTATCGGTTCATTGATCCGCGGATGAAGGAGGAACTGTTAACATGA
- a CDS encoding ABC transporter ATP-binding protein, producing the protein MALLEVKGVSVSFRRARGWFAYEESEVIQDLDLTVNEGEIVAVVGASGSGKSVLAQAIMGILPASARLEGQICYAEEPLTREQQLRLRGDELVYIPQSVTHLDPLLKVGKQVQPVHRKPGERRVSTRLQMHKAERELTDRYQLPKGTSKKYPYELSGGMARRVLMATATSGEPKLIIADEPTPGIHPEVLADTMKQFREMADRGAGILWITHDIASALTAADHIAVFYAGSCVEIAQVKDFTDTGDGLRHPYTRALWNALPQNGFQPIPGSQPLANQRKGSGCPFAPRCTAATSACTDQHPELRTLRGGEVRCIHAT; encoded by the coding sequence ATGGCTCTTCTTGAAGTAAAAGGGGTCTCCGTTTCATTCAGACGAGCTCGTGGCTGGTTTGCATATGAAGAGAGCGAGGTCATTCAGGATCTGGATCTGACCGTAAACGAAGGCGAGATTGTAGCTGTCGTAGGGGCAAGCGGATCTGGCAAAAGCGTGCTGGCACAAGCAATCATGGGCATCCTTCCTGCCAGTGCCAGGCTTGAGGGACAGATCTGTTATGCTGAGGAGCCGCTGACGAGAGAGCAGCAGCTTCGTCTGCGCGGAGATGAACTGGTGTACATTCCCCAATCCGTTACTCACCTGGACCCGCTGCTCAAGGTAGGGAAGCAGGTTCAGCCAGTTCACCGAAAGCCGGGTGAGCGCCGGGTATCTACCAGGTTACAGATGCATAAGGCAGAGAGAGAACTTACAGATCGCTATCAATTGCCCAAGGGAACCAGCAAGAAGTATCCATATGAGCTCTCCGGAGGCATGGCTCGGCGGGTACTCATGGCAACGGCGACTTCCGGTGAGCCCAAGCTGATTATTGCCGATGAGCCGACACCGGGAATCCATCCCGAAGTGCTGGCAGATACGATGAAACAATTCCGGGAAATGGCTGACCGGGGGGCAGGCATCCTGTGGATTACCCATGACATAGCTTCGGCACTGACCGCAGCAGATCATATCGCTGTATTCTATGCCGGTTCCTGTGTGGAGATCGCACAGGTCAAGGATTTTACGGACACAGGAGATGGATTGAGACATCCTTATACACGTGCACTGTGGAATGCTTTGCCGCAAAATGGTTTCCAGCCCATCCCGGGCTCTCAGCCGCTGGCGAATCAGCGGAAGGGAAGCGGTTGTCCGTTTGCACCCCGCTGTACTGCTGCGACATCTGCATGTACAGATCAACATCCTGAATTGAGGACGCTGCGAGGCGGAGAAGTGAGGTGTATTCATGCCACTTGA
- a CDS encoding ABC transporter ATP-binding protein: MPLEARNAGYGYDKNHWLFRDMNLKLEQGEVVGLWGPSGSGKTSLGRILAGYAEPMAGEVLMDGKPLPRAGVCPVQLVFQHPEKAVNPRWRMRRVLHEAEMAEHPVLNALGIQPEWLDRRPDELSGGELQRFCVARALGKETRYLIADEMTTMLDAITQAQIWHTVMATARQRNLGLLVISHDLDLLNRLCDRIMPMPVSEL; encoded by the coding sequence ATGCCACTTGAAGCACGGAATGCCGGTTATGGATACGACAAGAACCATTGGTTATTTCGGGATATGAACCTGAAGCTGGAGCAGGGAGAAGTTGTGGGATTGTGGGGACCCAGTGGATCTGGCAAAACAAGCCTGGGACGCATCCTGGCAGGGTATGCAGAACCTATGGCAGGAGAAGTGCTGATGGACGGGAAGCCGCTTCCACGAGCTGGAGTCTGTCCGGTTCAACTTGTATTTCAGCACCCGGAAAAAGCAGTCAACCCACGCTGGCGAATGCGCCGTGTGCTACATGAAGCCGAGATGGCCGAGCATCCCGTTCTGAATGCTCTCGGCATTCAGCCTGAATGGCTGGATCGCAGACCGGATGAATTGTCTGGTGGAGAGCTGCAGCGCTTCTGCGTGGCCCGCGCACTGGGCAAGGAAACGCGTTACCTGATTGCGGATGAGATGACAACGATGCTGGATGCCATCACGCAAGCCCAGATCTGGCATACTGTAATGGCAACGGCGCGACAGCGTAATTTGGGGCTGCTTGTGATCAGTCATGACCTGGACCTGCTAAACAGACTCTGTGACCGAATCATGCCCATGCCTGTATCTGAGCTGTAA